A DNA window from Gemmatimonadota bacterium contains the following coding sequences:
- a CDS encoding copper-translocating P-type ATPase, whose translation MDHEHHADHHRMMAEDFKRRFWISLVLSLPVLALAPLIRGALGLQDALSFPGDRWVQAAFATAVYGYGGWPFLKGLFDELRERQPGMMTLIGLAISVAFAYSVAVVAGVPGKTFFWELATLVDIMLLGHWIEMRSVLGASRALESLIELMPDVAHRILADGAVEDVPLAELRSGDRVRVKPGEKVPSDGVVRDGGSGVNESMLTGESRPVSKKAGDEVIGGSVNGEGSLVVEITGTGEESYLNQVVELVRRAQESRSRSQDLADRAARWLAGLAITAGALTLVAWLAFGFEFSFALERMVTVMVITCPHALGLAVPLVVAVSTSLSARQGLLIRDRAAFERARDLDAVVFDKTGTLTEGRFGVDAVRAEPGIDEDELLRLAAAVEVHSEHPIAVGIVSEAASRELGIPDSEGFRSATGRGVEARVEGHSVRVLSPGGAAGAGFAIPESDELAVGGRTVVYVVRDDELVGAIALADVLREESRAAVAELQSLGLRVLMLTGDSSEVAESIASRLGLDEVFAEVLPDEKADRIRELQERGLKVAMTGDGVNDAPALATADVGIAIGAGTDVAVESADIVLVRSDPRDVSALLDLAGKTHRKMVQNLWWASGYNIVAIPLAAGVLYGWGVLLSPAVGAILMSLSTVVVAINARLMEA comes from the coding sequence ATGGACCACGAACACCACGCCGACCATCACCGGATGATGGCGGAGGACTTCAAGCGCAGGTTCTGGATCTCCCTGGTCCTCTCCCTTCCGGTGCTGGCGCTGGCGCCGCTCATCCGGGGCGCCCTGGGGCTTCAGGACGCGCTCTCCTTTCCGGGAGATCGCTGGGTCCAGGCGGCCTTCGCCACGGCGGTCTACGGGTACGGCGGCTGGCCTTTCCTGAAGGGGCTCTTCGACGAGCTCCGCGAGCGCCAGCCCGGCATGATGACGCTGATAGGGCTGGCCATCTCCGTGGCCTTCGCATACAGCGTGGCGGTCGTCGCGGGGGTGCCTGGGAAGACCTTCTTCTGGGAGCTGGCGACCCTGGTCGACATCATGCTCCTGGGTCACTGGATCGAGATGCGCTCGGTGCTCGGCGCGTCCCGAGCGCTCGAGTCGCTGATCGAGTTGATGCCCGACGTCGCGCACCGGATTCTCGCGGACGGCGCGGTGGAAGACGTGCCGCTGGCCGAGCTCCGGTCGGGCGATCGGGTGCGCGTGAAGCCCGGCGAGAAGGTCCCGAGTGACGGCGTGGTCCGGGACGGCGGGAGCGGCGTGAACGAGTCCATGCTCACCGGGGAGAGTCGCCCGGTATCCAAGAAAGCCGGCGACGAGGTGATCGGGGGCTCGGTCAACGGCGAGGGATCGCTAGTGGTGGAGATCACCGGGACCGGCGAGGAGAGCTACCTCAATCAGGTCGTGGAGCTCGTGCGCCGGGCGCAGGAGAGCCGCTCGCGAAGTCAGGACCTGGCCGACCGCGCCGCCCGTTGGCTCGCCGGATTGGCCATCACCGCCGGCGCGCTGACGCTGGTCGCGTGGCTCGCGTTCGGCTTCGAGTTCTCCTTCGCCCTGGAGCGAATGGTGACCGTGATGGTCATCACCTGCCCGCACGCGCTGGGCTTGGCCGTGCCGCTCGTGGTCGCCGTCTCGACGAGTCTTTCGGCCAGGCAGGGACTCCTCATTCGAGACCGGGCCGCCTTCGAGCGTGCGCGCGATCTGGACGCCGTGGTCTTCGACAAGACCGGCACGCTCACCGAGGGGCGCTTCGGCGTGGACGCCGTCCGCGCCGAGCCCGGGATCGACGAGGACGAGCTGTTGCGCCTGGCCGCGGCGGTGGAGGTGCACTCCGAGCACCCGATAGCGGTCGGCATCGTCTCCGAGGCCGCCAGCCGCGAGCTCGGGATTCCCGATTCGGAGGGCTTCCGCTCCGCCACCGGGCGCGGAGTCGAGGCCCGGGTGGAGGGGCACTCCGTGCGCGTCCTGAGTCCGGGAGGAGCCGCAGGCGCCGGATTCGCCATCCCCGAGTCCGACGAGCTGGCGGTGGGCGGACGGACCGTCGTCTACGTGGTCCGCGACGACGAGTTGGTGGGAGCCATCGCCCTGGCCGACGTCCTCCGCGAGGAATCCCGCGCCGCGGTGGCCGAGCTGCAGTCGCTGGGCCTCAGGGTCCTCATGCTGACCGGGGACTCGAGCGAAGTCGCCGAGTCGATCGCATCCCGCCTGGGGCTCGACGAGGTCTTCGCCGAGGTGCTGCCGGACGAAAAGGCCGACCGGATCCGGGAGCTCCAGGAGCGCGGTCTCAAGGTCGCCATGACCGGGGACGGCGTGAACGACGCACCCGCGCTGGCCACGGCGGACGTCGGCATCGCCATCGGCGCCGGGACCGACGTCGCGGTGGAATCGGCCGACATCGTCCTGGTCCGGTCGGATCCCCGGGACGTCTCGGCGCTCCTCGACCTGGCGGGAAAGACCCATCGGAAGATGGTCCAGAACCTGTGGTGGGCCTCCGGCTACAACATCGTCGCGATCCCACTCGCGGCGGGCGTATTGTACGGCTGGGGCGTCCTCCTGAGTCCCGCGGTCGGCGCGATCCTGATGTCACTTTCGACCGTCGTCGTGGCGATAAACGCCCGACTCATGGAAGC